From the Oncorhynchus nerka isolate Pitt River linkage group LG20, Oner_Uvic_2.0, whole genome shotgun sequence genome, one window contains:
- the LOC115103307 gene encoding uncharacterized protein C1orf21 homolog isoform X2: MCVGEEMGCTSAKQVLAVPSGEEGRSKAYSNGDVLSDEYKKGVASVKYINREEDRLNNCDQDSTNTALLTTVQQTDDTGSNGNGKTQIHSSESQQEFFRMLDEKIEKGQDYCSEEEDMT; the protein is encoded by the exons ATGTGTGTGGGTGAGGAGATGGGCTGCACCTCGGCCAAGCAGGTGTTGGCCGTGCCCAGTGGTGAGGAGGGCCGCAGTAAAGCCTACAGCAATGGGGATGTTCTTTCTG ATGAGTACAAGAAAGGTGTGGCAAGTGTGAAGTATATAAATAGAGAAGAGGACAGACTAAACAACTGCGACCAGGACAGCACG aaTACTGCCCTGCTCACCACGGTCCAACAAACGGACGACACAGGATCAAATGGCAATGGGAAGACACA GATTCATTCTTCAGAGAGCCAGCAGGAGTTCTTCAGGATGCTGGATGAGAAGATAGAAAAG GGGCAGGACTACTGCTCAGAGGAAGAGGATATGACATAG
- the LOC115103307 gene encoding uncharacterized protein C1orf21 homolog isoform X1 yields the protein MCVGEEMGCTSAKQVLAVPSGEEGRSKAYSNGDVLSDEYKKGVASVKYINREEDRLNNCDQDSTENTALLTTVQQTDDTGSNGNGKTQIHSSESQQEFFRMLDEKIEKGQDYCSEEEDMT from the exons ATGTGTGTGGGTGAGGAGATGGGCTGCACCTCGGCCAAGCAGGTGTTGGCCGTGCCCAGTGGTGAGGAGGGCCGCAGTAAAGCCTACAGCAATGGGGATGTTCTTTCTG ATGAGTACAAGAAAGGTGTGGCAAGTGTGAAGTATATAAATAGAGAAGAGGACAGACTAAACAACTGCGACCAGGACAGCACG gagaaTACTGCCCTGCTCACCACGGTCCAACAAACGGACGACACAGGATCAAATGGCAATGGGAAGACACA GATTCATTCTTCAGAGAGCCAGCAGGAGTTCTTCAGGATGCTGGATGAGAAGATAGAAAAG GGGCAGGACTACTGCTCAGAGGAAGAGGATATGACATAG
- the tsen15 gene encoding tRNA-splicing endonuclease subunit Sen15: MSELTKKTDEDVIEKPLPPNWILQHPMYQHLMNLDVGDSAQVHAAFLVYLDLAEVRQWKEVSGVGCSELRLVLLEGREKEGEPTQTVLPLPVHRGLSHRSVRSVLARGSPMLLCVVASDSSLVYQRMCDGLLTPDPPVGIQDQGRRQHRKRRQQH; the protein is encoded by the exons ATGTCGGAGTTGACGAAGAAAACAGACGAGGATGTAATTGAGAAACCACTTCCCCCTAACTGGATTTTACAGCATCCAATG TACCAACATCTGATGAACCTAGATGTTGGAGACAGTGCTCAAGTCCACGCAGCTTTCTTGGTGTACCTGGATCTAGCTGAAG TGCGTCAGTGGAAAGAGGTGAGTGGAGTGGGGTGCTCTGAGCTGCGACTGGTGTTGCtggagggaagggagaaggaaggagagcccACTCAGACGGTGCTCCCACTACCTGTACACAGAGGCCTGAGCCACAGAAG tGTGCGGTCAGTGCTGGCCAGAGGCTCGCCCATGCTCCTGTGTGTGGTGGCATCTGACTCCAGCCTTGTCTACCAGAGGATGTGTGATGGcctgctgacccctgacccccccGTGGGCATCCAGGACCAGGGCCGCCGGCAACACCGCAAAAGACGCCAGCAACATTGA